The segment GTACGAGCAGGCAAGCTGCTCAACTCAGCTTTTCACCCTTCGGGTATAAGTTTCGTACGAGCAGGCAAGCTGCTCAACTCAGCTTTTCACCCTTCGGGTATAAGTTTCGTACGAGCAGGCAAGCTGCTCAACTCAGCTTTATACCGCAGTCCGTTCTCAGGAAAGGCGTGGCGCCGCATCTAATTTTTTCCTTTGAGCCGGATCATGGTTTCGGTAGCAGTTTTCAAGAAACTGTCTCGTGCTGGCCTCCCATGAATATCGGCCTGCCTCGGCCAGACAACCTTCCGGATGAACTCCAAGGGCCTGCAACACTGCAGACTCCAGATCTTCATCCAAAACACCGTTTACCCCCCCTTTAACAATCTGCAAGGGCCCGGTGACGGGAAAAGCGGCAATCGGCAAACCACAGGCATTGGCCTCCAGCATGACCACACCAAATGTATCCGTCCGACTTGGAAAGACAAACACGTCTGCCGCAGCCATGTATTTTGCTAGTTCGCTCCCGTGTTTAAATCCGGGGAAACAGACCTCTGGATACCGCTCCATCAGTTCACGGCGGGCAGGGCCGTCACCGACCACATACTTGGTGCCGGGCAGGTTAAGCTTCAGGAAGGCTTCAATATTTTTTTCCACCGCAACCCGTCCGGTAAACATTGCAATCGGACGAGTCGCTTTGATGAACTCTTTTCCCCGGGGTTTGAAAATATTTGTATCTACCCCCCTGGACCACAAGGCAATATTGGAAAAACCGTGGTTCTCAAGCTCTGCCTTCAGGCTGTTGCTGACAACCATT is part of the Pseudomonadota bacterium genome and harbors:
- a CDS encoding glycosyltransferase family 1 protein; the encoded protein is MRIAIITDAWHPQVSGVVTTLNQTIHFLKSWGNQLLVVTPEDFRTVPCPSYPEISLALFPRKKLNRLMDEFSPEVVHIATEGPLGWSARRYCLQRDIGFTTSYHTRFPEYVRLRFPVPLAFSYKVVRRFHRPAKRTMVVSNSLKAELENHGFSNIALWSRGVDTNIFKPRGKEFIKATRPIAMFTGRVAVEKNIEAFLKLNLPGTKYVVGDGPARRELMERYPEVCFPGFKHGSELAKYMAAADVFVFPSRTDTFGVVMLEANACGLPIAAFPVTGPLQIVKGGVNGVLDEDLESAVLQALGVHPEGCLAEAGRYSWEASTRQFLENCYRNHDPAQRKKLDAAPRLS